Genomic window (Synechococcus sp. LA31):
CGCCTTCATGCGCGGGCGCCATACGGTGTCGATGCTCGAGGTGCTCGAGCTTCCTGAGCTGATCGCCAGCAACGTCGACGACTACATCGCCATCTCTAGCCGCCTGCTCGACGACGAAGCGTTCTACAAGGCGATGCGCAGTGCCATCGCAGAACGCAAGCAGCGGCTGTTCCACGACAAGCGTGTGGCGGAGGCGTTTCAGGTGGCCGTGGAAACCATGTGCCGGCAAACGCCCGCAGTGGGTCAGCAACCCGCAGAGGTGTTGCCTCTGGCCATGGCCGCCTGATCTTCATGCTCAGCCTTCAACCCTCGGATCCTCTCCCAGGCTTGCGTGTGCGCACCAATGCCGATTGGGCGGCGGTGCAGCAGGCGATGCAAGCCGGCGCCTCGCTCAGCCCCCTGCTCTCCCTCGGCGATGATGCGGGTTTGGTGTGGATTCCCAAGAATGGCTGCTCCAGCCTGAAGCGGGCCTGGCTGCAGCTGCGCTTTGGGGTGATGGCCAACGACGCGCTGCTTGATGATGTGCATGGGGCCGTGCAAGTGCACAACCACTGGCTCAGGCCTGAAGAACGCAAAGCCGTGGCCCAGCACAGGGCCATCGTCGCCATTTGGCGCGATCCGATTGATCGCTTTGTGTCGGCCTGCCGAAGCCATCTGGTGGAGCTCACCACCGGCCGGATTGTGGTCAAGCTGTGCAGTCACGCTGGTGGCGATGAGGAAGCGCTGCAGGCGTCGTTGCAGTTCCATCAGCAACTGTTCAGTCGGCATGGCGTCAGCAGCTTCAGTGATGACGCTGATCCTGTGGCTGTGATGAATCAGGTGGCGCAG
Coding sequences:
- a CDS encoding sulfotransferase family protein; protein product: MLSLQPSDPLPGLRVRTNADWAAVQQAMQAGASLSPLLSLGDDAGLVWIPKNGCSSLKRAWLQLRFGVMANDALLDDVHGAVQVHNHWLRPEERKAVAQHRAIVAIWRDPIDRFVSACRSHLVELTTGRIVVKLCSHAGGDEEALQASLQFHQQLFSRHGVSSFSDDADPVAVMNQVAQQLPAWIPCHVDWSHHTLPQVSFLGGDPSDYSTILGMEQIQGLISHWAQASGVALDLAPQHVSQPLEAADPWRRLRRDQLTSEALATLEQFYAADWAFLELAQQQLGAWPAQQREVA